From one Sus scrofa isolate TJ Tabasco breed Duroc chromosome 9, Sscrofa11.1, whole genome shotgun sequence genomic stretch:
- the COLCA1 gene encoding LOW QUALITY PROTEIN: colorectal cancer-associated protein 1 (The sequence of the model RefSeq protein was modified relative to this genomic sequence to represent the inferred CDS: deleted 2 bases in 1 codon): protein MALQGVALGPGCRPRACRAFSSVPHPLLAPPGHVLASLPFLRLSVWAPDTGVSFRFTLTFWFAFPLSFLFIFSQFSFTLSLLVTAFLHFTSSLLFFSLAFRVCLFSHVLGCSLVGLGLVSLLSAPFMGGWTGMAGGASALGSITEIDADDWLSGREGRQGWDGGELLGSPSIYRDRKDLFVPSSRSLCPNQGCSSGGFYLGFCCWMHVPCCG from the exons ATGGCCCTGCAAGGAGTCGCTCTGGGCCCCGGTTGCAGGCCCAGGGCCTGCAGAGCCTTTAGCTCTGTGCCTCATCCCCTCCTGGCCCCGCCTGGCCACGTGCTAGCTTCCCTCCCCTTTCTTCGGCTCTCCGTCTGGGCCCCAGACACTGGAGTTTCA TTTCGTTTTACCCTTACTTTTTGGTTTGCTTTCCCTTTgtcctttctgtttattttttcccaattttcttTTACTCTGTCTCTTCTTGTCACAGCTTTCCTCCATTTCACCTCCTCATTGCTGTTTTTCTCCCTGGCTTTCCGAGTGTGTCTGTTTTCCCACGTTCTGGGATGCAGTCTCGTTGGTTTGGGCTTAGTCTCCCTCCTAAGCGCTCCTTTCATGGGGGGATGGACAGGGATGGCAGGAGGC GCGAGCGCCCTGGGCAGCATCACTGAGATTGATGCTGATGACTGGCTGTCTGGAAGagaaggcaggcagggctgggacgGAGGCGAGCTCCTTGGAAGTCCCAGCATCTATAGAGATCGCAAAgacctctttgtcccttcttccaGAAGCCTCTGTCCAAACCAGGGCTGCAGCTCTGGGGGCTTCTACCTGGGCTTCTGCTGCTGGATGCACGTTCCATGCTGTGGCTAG
- the LOC106507828 gene encoding uncharacterized protein LOC106507828, with amino-acid sequence MRKAHSKTDGKEIQISQTHKDKRDCGQVSGLLSLPRPLSPRLSPSPSFPPPTLGPAPARPSSPLSPPPPFLGPAFPRGARRLRVESAQRELRKASGARRVALSAGRPPFGRGRPRGWRSRAGLPGLRERPGAPEGRLGGRAAPRERPGGAAEKPWEFTRIKMPLARVTRDPTPGEAAELPDIVVSRSWVGDWMLQLQGLCAWECSCAGGEAEMQHF; translated from the exons ATGCGAAAAGCACACTCAAAGACAGATGGGAAAGAAATCCAGATTTCTCAGACTCACAAGGACAAGAGAGACTGTGGGCAGGTTTCAGG tctgCTTTCTCTCCCTCGGCCCCTTTCTCCCCGCCTTTCCCCCTCTCcatctttccctcctcccaccttaGGCCCAGCTCCCGCTCgcccctcttcccctctctccccaccccctccctttctgggGCCGGCATTTCCCCGCGGCGCACGGAGGCTCCGAGTGGAGTCCGCGCAGCGCGAGCTCCGGAAAGCGTCGGGGGCACGGAGGGTCGCGCTCTCGGCCGGGAGGCCGCCCTTCGGAAGGGGCCGCCCCCGGGGCTGGCGGAGCCGCGCCGGGCTGCCCGGCTTGCGGGAGAGGCCGGGCGCGCCcgaggggaggctgggagggcgtGCTGCGCCCCGGGAGCGGCCCGGCGGAGCTGCG GAAAAGCCCTGGGAATTCACCCGGATCAAAATGCCCCTCGCCCGTGTGACCCGTGACCCTACCCCAGGAGAAGCAGCCGAGTTACCCGACATCGTGGTCAGCAGAAGCTGGGTTGGTGACtggatgctgcagctgcagggactCTGCGCCTGGGAGTGCTCCTGTGCAGGGGGAGAGGCAGAGAtgcaacatttttaa